From a single Rosa rugosa chromosome 7, drRosRugo1.1, whole genome shotgun sequence genomic region:
- the LOC133722617 gene encoding outer envelope pore protein 16-3, chloroplastic/mitochondrial-like — MDGLDPAERRYLEDEDTPTMKTIKGATTGLVAGTIFGTIVATWYDVPRVERSVALPGLIRTLKMMGNYGMTFAAIGGVYIGVEQLVQHYRSKRDFVNGAVGGFVAGSTILGYKGRSIPTAISAGAALAVTSALIDAGGQTTRIDNGKEYYPYTTKKRSTADS, encoded by the exons ATGGATGGGTTGGACCCCGCAGAGCGTAGGTATTTGGAGGATGAGGATACTCCGACTATGAAGACAATTAAGGGTGCAACAACTGGATTGGTTGCAGGAACTATTTTTGGGACCATAGTTGCTACCTGGTATGATGTGCCTCGTGTTGAGAGAAGTGTAGCTCTTCCAGGGCTGATAAGGACCCTGAAGATGATGGGAAACTATGGGATGACATTTGCTGCAATTGGGGGAGTTTACATTGGTGTGGAGCAGCTTGTGCAGCATTATAGGTCGAAGAGAGACTTTGTAAATGGAGCTGTCGGAGGTTTTGTTGCTGGATCAACTATTCTAGGTTACAAAG GAAGGAGCATTCCAACTGCAATTTCTGCTGGAGCAGCCTTGGCAGTCACTTCTGCACTCATTGATGCTGGGGGCCAGACCACAAGAATTGATAATGGCAAGGAGTACTATCCTTATACCACCAAAAAAAGATCTACTGCTGATTCA